A single region of the Bacteroides luhongzhouii genome encodes:
- a CDS encoding DUF6377 domain-containing protein has product MKKVILIFVTIVLSGLLYAKENKSTDALLREIDGIIKNRQTYGAEKEARIADLKKLLLEATSDEQRYSFCGRLFDEYRAYNLDSSFVYAQRKEELAHRMDKLDYLDDAAMNMAEVMGTTGMYKEALELLGQIDKKTLPDYLYGYYYHLYRTIYGLMGDYAVTEKAKKEYYRMTDLYRDSLLQVNASDSLGYVLVMADKCIVHAQYDEAIRMLMEYYNKPSLDDHSKAMLTYTISEGYRLKGDKQGQKHYLALSAIADLKSAVKEYVSLRKLASLVYDEGDIDRAYNYLKCSLEDATLCNARLRTLEISQVFPIIDQAYQLKAKRQQQEMKVSLICISLLSVFLLVAIFFVYKQMKKVAAARREVVDTNTLLQELNEELHDSNSQLKEMNHTLSEANYIKEEYIGRYMDQCSTYLDKMDLYRRSLNKIAAAGRVEELYKAIKSSQFIDEELKEFYANFDMTFLQLFPNFVEEFNALLTEPMQPKPGELLNTELRIFALIRLGITDSTKIAQFLRYSVTTIYNYRTRVRNKSLGERDEFETKVMQIGKVEE; this is encoded by the coding sequence ATGAAAAAAGTGATTCTGATTTTTGTGACAATCGTCCTTTCTGGTTTGCTTTATGCAAAAGAAAATAAGAGTACCGATGCGTTACTTCGTGAGATTGATGGTATCATTAAAAACCGTCAGACCTATGGAGCGGAAAAGGAGGCGCGTATCGCTGACCTGAAGAAATTGTTGTTGGAGGCTACTTCCGATGAACAACGATATAGTTTTTGCGGACGTCTTTTCGATGAATACAGGGCTTATAATCTGGATTCGTCTTTTGTCTATGCTCAACGGAAAGAGGAACTGGCGCATCGCATGGATAAACTGGATTACCTGGATGATGCTGCCATGAATATGGCGGAAGTGATGGGAACTACCGGAATGTATAAAGAAGCGTTGGAACTATTGGGGCAGATTGATAAGAAAACGCTGCCCGATTATCTCTATGGTTATTATTATCATTTGTATCGCACTATTTATGGATTGATGGGAGATTATGCCGTTACGGAGAAAGCCAAGAAGGAGTATTATCGAATGACGGACCTGTATCGTGACTCTCTTCTGCAGGTCAACGCTTCCGACTCTTTGGGATACGTATTGGTGATGGCGGATAAGTGTATCGTACATGCTCAATACGATGAAGCCATCCGTATGCTGATGGAATATTACAACAAACCTTCTTTGGATGACCATTCAAAAGCAATGCTTACTTATACCATTTCCGAGGGTTACCGGTTGAAAGGCGACAAACAAGGGCAAAAGCATTACCTGGCTCTTTCGGCTATTGCCGACCTGAAATCGGCGGTAAAGGAATATGTATCTTTGCGCAAACTCGCTTCCCTTGTCTACGATGAAGGGGATATTGACCGTGCCTACAATTACCTGAAATGTTCTTTAGAAGATGCTACTCTTTGTAATGCACGCCTTCGTACGTTAGAAATCTCGCAAGTCTTTCCTATCATTGACCAGGCTTATCAATTGAAAGCCAAACGGCAACAGCAGGAGATGAAAGTCTCATTGATTTGTATCAGTTTGCTTTCCGTATTTTTGTTGGTTGCCATTTTCTTCGTTTACAAGCAGATGAAAAAGGTTGCTGCCGCACGTCGCGAAGTGGTCGATACCAATACGTTGCTGCAAGAACTGAACGAAGAACTTCACGACTCCAACTCGCAGCTGAAAGAGATGAACCATACGCTTTCGGAAGCCAACTATATCAAGGAGGAATATATCGGCCGATATATGGACCAATGCTCCACTTATCTCGACAAGATGGATTTATACCGTCGTTCCCTAAATAAAATTGCTGCTGCCGGAAGAGTGGAAGAACTATATAAAGCCATTAAATCTTCTCAATTCATTGATGAAGAACTGAAAGAGTTTTATGCGAACTTCGACATGACTTTCCTGCAACTCTTCCCCAATTTTGTGGAGGAATTTAATGCGCTGCTCACAGAACCCATGCAACCCAAACCGGGAGAACTGTTGAACACCGAACTTCGCATCTTTGCCCTTATCCGGCTGGGGATTACGGACAGTACCAAGATAGCGCAATTCCTCCGTTATTCCGTGACTACCATTTATAATTACCGGACCCGTGTCCGTAACAAATCTTTGGGAGAAAGAGATGAATTTGAGACTAAAGTAATGCAAATCGGGAAGGTGGAAGAATAA
- a CDS encoding glycoside hydrolase family 43 protein, which translates to MNTFNKILSRVTLVLGVTFMSAFQLYADDWKEIMYADPTIFVENGKYYLTGTRNQEPQGFAILESTDLEHWTVPDGTSLQLILRKGDQTYGEKGFWAPQYFKDKRTYYFTYTANEQTVIASSKSVFGPFRQKEVKPIDASAKNIDSFLFKDDDGKYYLYHVRFNKGNYLWVAEFDIKKGSIKPETLKQCMDCTEPWEKTPNYKSAPVMEGPTVMKWDGVYYLFYSANHFMNIDYSVGYATASSPFGPWKKHPNSPIIHRSLVGENGSGHGDVFKGLDGKYYYVYHVHRSDSTVSPRKTRIVPLILKKGNDGIYNITVDKEHVIKPMWK; encoded by the coding sequence ATGAATACATTCAATAAAATCTTATCACGAGTAACACTTGTTCTGGGAGTGACATTTATGTCTGCCTTCCAATTGTATGCTGATGATTGGAAAGAAATTATGTATGCCGATCCTACTATCTTTGTGGAGAACGGCAAGTATTACCTCACCGGCACACGCAATCAGGAACCGCAGGGCTTTGCTATCCTCGAATCGACCGATCTGGAGCATTGGACGGTGCCTGATGGCACTTCTCTACAACTGATTCTGCGGAAAGGAGATCAAACGTATGGTGAAAAAGGCTTCTGGGCACCTCAATACTTTAAGGATAAAAGAACTTATTATTTCACTTATACCGCTAATGAGCAAACAGTAATTGCTTCCTCAAAATCGGTATTCGGACCTTTTCGTCAAAAGGAAGTCAAGCCGATAGACGCTTCCGCTAAAAATATAGACTCATTCCTGTTCAAGGACGATGATGGGAAATACTACCTATATCATGTTCGCTTTAATAAAGGCAATTACCTTTGGGTAGCCGAGTTTGACATAAAGAAGGGAAGTATCAAACCGGAAACATTGAAACAATGTATGGACTGTACGGAGCCTTGGGAAAAGACTCCGAACTACAAGTCCGCACCGGTGATGGAAGGACCGACTGTTATGAAGTGGGACGGGGTATATTACCTTTTCTATTCTGCCAATCATTTTATGAATATCGACTACTCGGTAGGCTATGCCACTGCTTCTTCCCCTTTCGGTCCGTGGAAAAAGCATCCGAACAGTCCGATTATTCATCGCAGCCTCGTAGGAGAAAACGGATCAGGACATGGAGATGTATTTAAAGGGCTGGATGGAAAATATTACTATGTTTACCACGTTCATCGTTCGGATTCTACCGTGTCCCCTCGTAAAACACGTATTGTTCCGCTCATCCTGAAGAAAGGAAACGATGGCATATACAACATCACCGTAGATAAAGAGCACGTCATAAAGCCAATGTGGAAATGA
- a CDS encoding DUF1735 domain-containing protein, translated as MKRYIPIALSLMAFSLISCGEVMDLTQPEKAEVTYSDITLSLYQTGKYELYLDEPEYEYTIMVEKSHCEKEAKAEFAVVDAHSFGEEYTLLPAANYDLDVNSLDFKGDDVLHTVGLRFHDLTTLDNTKKYVLGLKLKSDNLAVNEEKSTMTFYLQQKQGGIGNPYIITVAKDLAKLGEYLKDGQITYVRLGADIDLQGMDWTPVEATAAKPVDFDGCGHVINNLKITSSSSGYQGFFGMLTGRFANVTFTNAQVTADKKLTGIVAGQAGNVSGAGIVENVRVSGTINLTSGSGAWDDGQAGGICGRLHGADSKIYQCGSETKITALWSAGGICGEVREGASIEQCYHIGDITTQSCVGGIASRLLGSTISHCYSHGVMKAVPMVTPNPGGGIAGWVQPISGASTTSVISYCWSDCDVSAQNQVGGIMGNANNTTGSGITVHHCVAWNTYLFSQAAPKSGKVCGRYSENVAYSCYANPAMECVFSGNPALPDQASVNVGTITAVDRYNGLTTIDNLMEAIRALDWDTSIWNLNGEQPCLAWELN; from the coding sequence ATGAAAAGATATATTCCTATTGCCCTGTCGTTAATGGCGTTTTCGTTGATTTCATGTGGAGAAGTCATGGATCTGACACAACCGGAAAAGGCTGAAGTTACCTATTCGGATATAACCTTGTCACTTTATCAAACTGGTAAGTATGAGTTGTACCTGGATGAGCCGGAATATGAATATACCATTATGGTAGAAAAGAGCCATTGCGAAAAGGAAGCGAAAGCGGAATTTGCAGTAGTCGATGCTCACTCATTTGGTGAGGAATACACACTATTGCCTGCGGCTAACTACGACCTTGATGTCAATAGTCTCGATTTCAAGGGCGACGATGTGTTGCACACTGTCGGTTTGCGTTTCCACGATCTTACTACACTGGACAACACCAAGAAATATGTGCTCGGTCTGAAACTGAAGTCCGATAATCTTGCCGTCAACGAAGAGAAGAGTACTATGACCTTCTATCTGCAACAAAAGCAGGGCGGTATCGGTAATCCGTATATCATCACTGTGGCCAAGGATTTGGCCAAGCTCGGTGAATACCTCAAGGATGGACAGATTACCTATGTGCGTTTGGGGGCAGATATCGATCTGCAAGGTATGGACTGGACTCCTGTGGAAGCCACTGCTGCTAAACCTGTGGATTTCGACGGTTGCGGACACGTCATCAACAACTTGAAAATAACATCTTCTTCATCCGGTTATCAGGGTTTCTTTGGTATGTTGACGGGACGGTTTGCGAATGTGACGTTTACGAACGCGCAAGTTACTGCTGATAAGAAGCTTACGGGTATTGTAGCCGGACAGGCGGGTAACGTTTCCGGTGCGGGTATAGTGGAGAATGTTCGAGTGTCGGGGACCATCAATCTGACTTCGGGCAGCGGTGCATGGGATGATGGCCAGGCAGGCGGTATCTGCGGACGACTTCATGGAGCAGACAGCAAGATTTATCAATGTGGTTCGGAAACGAAGATTACTGCATTGTGGTCGGCAGGTGGTATTTGCGGTGAAGTGCGTGAGGGAGCATCTATCGAACAGTGTTATCACATAGGTGATATTACTACTCAATCGTGTGTCGGCGGTATTGCCAGCCGGTTGCTTGGAAGCACCATTTCTCATTGTTATTCTCACGGAGTGATGAAGGCAGTTCCTATGGTTACGCCTAATCCGGGCGGTGGTATTGCCGGATGGGTACAACCTATCTCCGGTGCTTCTACTACCTCTGTTATATCCTACTGTTGGAGCGACTGCGATGTATCTGCACAAAATCAGGTGGGAGGTATCATGGGTAACGCTAATAATACAACAGGGTCCGGCATTACCGTTCATCACTGCGTAGCATGGAACACCTATTTATTCTCTCAAGCTGCACCCAAATCGGGTAAGGTATGTGGACGGTACAGCGAGAATGTGGCTTATTCCTGTTACGCTAATCCTGCTATGGAATGTGTTTTCTCTGGTAATCCCGCATTGCCTGACCAGGCCAGTGTAAACGTAGGTACAATCACTGCGGTAGATCGTTATAACGGATTGACTACCATTGATAACCTGATGGAAGCTATTCGTGCTCTCGACTGGGATACCTCTATATGGAATCTTAACGGTGAACAACCTTGTCTGGCATGGGAACTGAATTGA
- a CDS encoding sulfatase-like hydrolase/transferase produces MKKIIYLVPTLSLVGCTSQHVEEKPNVIVILADDLGFGDVSAYGSTTIHTPNIDSLAHGGVCFTNGYATSATSTPSRYALMTGMYPWKNKDAKILPGDAPLIINENQFTLPKMMQQCGYVTGAIGKWHLGMGDGNVNWNETVKPGAKEIGFDYSCLIAATNDRVPTVYVENGDVVGLDPADPIEVSYEHNFEGEPTAISHPEMLKMQWAHGHNNSIVNGIPRIGYMKGGQKARWKDEDMADYFVDKVKHFVTEHKDAPFFLYYGLHEPHVPRAPHQRFVGKTTMGPRGDAIVEADWCVGELLAHLKKEGLLEKTLIIFSSDNGPVLNDGYKDGALELAGDHFPAGGLRGGKYSLFDGGTHIPLFVYWKGKIQPVVSDALVCQVDILASLGSMVHADLPEDLDSRNYLNAFFGKEQTARKDVVLEAQGRMAYRSGDWIMMPPYKGFERNLTGNELGNLGEYGLFNVKADRTQRQNVAAQHPELLDSLKLNFFAEVKGYYRSEVEEEPLK; encoded by the coding sequence ATGAAAAAGATAATCTATCTTGTTCCTACGTTGTCTTTAGTAGGTTGTACCTCACAGCACGTAGAAGAAAAGCCGAATGTGATTGTGATTCTTGCCGATGATCTGGGATTTGGCGATGTCAGCGCTTACGGCTCTACTACGATTCATACTCCGAATATCGACAGTCTGGCTCATGGCGGAGTTTGTTTCACGAACGGATATGCCACTTCGGCAACTTCTACTCCCAGCCGTTATGCTTTGATGACCGGAATGTATCCGTGGAAAAATAAGGATGCAAAAATCCTGCCGGGAGATGCTCCTCTTATCATTAATGAAAATCAGTTTACCTTGCCGAAGATGATGCAGCAATGCGGTTATGTGACCGGAGCTATCGGAAAGTGGCATTTGGGGATGGGAGACGGCAATGTCAACTGGAACGAAACCGTCAAACCGGGTGCCAAAGAGATCGGTTTCGATTACTCTTGCCTGATTGCAGCGACCAACGACCGTGTCCCGACGGTTTATGTGGAAAACGGTGATGTAGTAGGGCTTGATCCGGCCGACCCTATCGAAGTGAGTTACGAGCATAATTTTGAGGGCGAACCGACTGCCATCTCTCATCCGGAGATGCTGAAAATGCAGTGGGCACACGGACACAATAACTCTATAGTAAACGGAATTCCCCGTATCGGATATATGAAAGGCGGGCAGAAAGCCCGTTGGAAAGACGAAGATATGGCCGACTATTTTGTAGATAAGGTGAAGCACTTTGTAACTGAACACAAAGATGCTCCTTTCTTCTTGTATTATGGTTTACACGAACCTCACGTACCTCGTGCTCCCCACCAGCGCTTTGTGGGCAAAACAACGATGGGGCCTCGTGGTGACGCCATCGTTGAGGCAGATTGGTGTGTCGGCGAACTGCTTGCCCACTTGAAGAAAGAAGGACTGTTGGAAAAAACACTGATTATCTTCTCCAGCGATAACGGACCGGTTCTGAATGATGGATATAAAGACGGTGCTCTCGAACTGGCAGGCGATCATTTTCCTGCAGGAGGGCTGCGAGGAGGTAAATATAGTTTGTTCGACGGTGGTACGCATATTCCTCTGTTTGTTTATTGGAAAGGAAAAATTCAACCGGTCGTATCCGATGCACTGGTTTGCCAGGTAGATATTCTTGCTTCTCTAGGTTCGATGGTACATGCTGATTTGCCGGAAGATCTGGATAGTCGGAACTACCTGAATGCTTTCTTCGGAAAAGAACAGACTGCCCGCAAAGATGTAGTGCTGGAAGCACAGGGACGTATGGCTTATCGTTCGGGCGACTGGATTATGATGCCTCCTTATAAAGGTTTCGAACGAAACCTGACCGGAAATGAATTAGGTAATCTGGGTGAATACGGTTTATTCAATGTAAAAGCTGACCGGACTCAACGTCAGAATGTGGCGGCACAGCATCCCGAACTTCTGGACTCCCTGAAGCTGAATTTCTTTGCTGAAGTAAAAGGATACTACCGCAGTGAAGTAGAAGAAGAACCATTAAAGTAA
- a CDS encoding alpha/beta hydrolase family protein produces MKIVKATCIVIFITGLLAGVFFSSSVSAQDISGTWHGKLSIPTGSLTIVFHISQTEQGAYVTTLDSPDQGANRIKTQTTSFNDSTLIIQIPVIHASYKGKLNSDNTINGTFTQGMPLPLKLKKGEASRPKRPQEPQPPFPYRSEEVTVRNERDGINLAGTLTLPEKGTKFPAVVMVTGSGAQNRDEEIMGHKPFFVIADYLTRNGIAVLRCDDRGTAASQGTHATATNEDFATDTEVMVNYLRSRKEINAKKIGIIGHSAGGIIAFIVAQKDPSIAFVVSLAGAGVRGDSLMLKQVELISKSQGMPDAVWQGMKPSIRNRYAILQQTDKTPEELQKELYADVTKTMSPEQLKDLNSIRQLSAQINSMTSPWYLHFMRYDPAQNLKKLKCPVLALNGEKDIQVDAAMNLTAIQERVTGNGNKNVTVKAYPNLNHLFQTCEKGTLAEYGQLEETINPEVLQDIIEWIRKQ; encoded by the coding sequence ATGAAAATAGTAAAGGCTACCTGCATTGTTATATTCATTACCGGACTATTAGCCGGAGTGTTCTTCTCATCCTCTGTTTCCGCCCAAGATATTTCGGGAACCTGGCACGGAAAACTTTCCATTCCCACCGGTTCATTGACTATTGTATTCCACATCAGTCAAACGGAACAAGGCGCTTATGTGACCACATTGGACAGTCCCGACCAGGGAGCCAACCGCATCAAGACACAGACCACTTCTTTCAATGATTCCACTTTAATTATCCAGATACCTGTGATTCATGCTTCGTACAAAGGAAAGCTGAACAGTGATAATACAATCAACGGAACCTTTACACAAGGGATGCCCCTTCCATTGAAATTGAAAAAGGGAGAAGCTAGTCGCCCCAAGCGTCCACAGGAGCCTCAACCGCCTTTCCCTTACAGAAGTGAAGAAGTCACCGTGAGGAATGAACGGGATGGAATTAACCTTGCCGGAACATTGACTCTTCCCGAAAAAGGAACTAAATTTCCGGCAGTAGTAATGGTGACGGGAAGCGGTGCGCAGAACCGGGATGAGGAAATCATGGGACACAAACCTTTCTTTGTCATCGCCGATTATCTGACCCGAAACGGAATTGCCGTACTTAGATGTGATGACAGGGGTACTGCCGCTTCACAAGGTACTCACGCAACAGCTACCAATGAAGATTTTGCCACAGATACGGAAGTAATGGTGAATTATCTACGCAGCAGAAAAGAAATAAATGCAAAGAAAATTGGGATTATCGGACATAGCGCAGGCGGAATCATTGCATTCATCGTTGCCCAAAAGGACCCATCCATTGCATTTGTCGTTTCATTGGCAGGAGCCGGCGTGAGAGGCGACAGTCTGATGCTGAAGCAAGTAGAGTTAATCTCTAAATCCCAGGGAATGCCGGATGCTGTCTGGCAAGGGATGAAGCCTTCAATACGAAACAGATATGCCATACTGCAACAAACAGACAAAACTCCCGAAGAGTTGCAGAAAGAACTGTATGCAGACGTTACAAAAACAATGTCTCCCGAACAATTGAAAGACCTAAATTCCATCCGGCAACTATCCGCACAAATCAATTCGATGACTTCTCCGTGGTATCTTCATTTTATGAGATATGACCCGGCCCAGAATTTGAAGAAACTAAAATGTCCGGTTCTAGCTCTGAACGGAGAAAAGGATATTCAAGTGGATGCCGCCATGAACCTGACTGCCATCCAGGAAAGAGTCACCGGAAATGGAAACAAAAATGTAACAGTCAAAGCCTATCCGAACTTAAATCATCTGTTTCAGACTTGCGAAAAAGGAACATTGGCTGAATACGGGCAGTTGGAAGAAACAATCAATCCGGAAGTCCTGCAAGATATCATTGAATGGATAAGGAAACAATAA
- the araJ gene encoding MFS transporter AraJ, with protein MKKSLIALAFGTLGLGIAEFVMMGILPDVAKDLGISIPTAGHFISAYALGVCVGAPVLTLARKYPLKHILLVLVTLIMIGNICAAMAPNYWVLLAARFISGLPHGAYFGVGSIVAEKLADKGKGSEAVSIMIAGMTIANLFGVPLGTSLSTMLSWRATFLLVGIWGIVIMYYIWRWVPHVEGLQDTGFKGQFRFLKTPAPWLILGATALGNGGVFCWYSYINPMLTNVSGFSAESITPLMILAGFGMVVGNLISGRLSDRYTPGKVGTAAQALICMMLLLIFFLSPYKWAAALLMCLCTAGLFAVSSPEQILIIRVSKGGEMLGAACVQVAFNLGNAIGAYVGGLAVSGGYRYPALAGVPFALIGFTLFLIFYKKYQAKY; from the coding sequence ATGAAGAAGAGTCTTATTGCATTGGCGTTCGGCACACTGGGATTAGGTATTGCCGAATTTGTAATGATGGGAATTTTGCCCGATGTAGCAAAAGATTTAGGCATTAGTATTCCTACCGCAGGGCATTTCATTTCTGCTTATGCATTAGGCGTCTGTGTCGGCGCACCTGTATTGACATTGGCTCGCAAATATCCACTAAAACATATTCTGTTAGTATTAGTTACCTTAATTATGATAGGTAATATCTGTGCGGCTATGGCTCCCAATTATTGGGTATTGCTCGCTGCCCGCTTCATCTCCGGTTTGCCTCATGGTGCATACTTCGGAGTAGGCTCTATTGTTGCCGAGAAACTAGCCGACAAGGGTAAAGGTTCGGAAGCCGTCTCCATCATGATTGCAGGAATGACCATTGCCAACCTGTTTGGTGTACCTTTGGGAACTTCCTTAAGTACCATGCTTTCCTGGCGTGCCACTTTCCTGTTGGTCGGTATCTGGGGAATTGTTATTATGTATTATATCTGGCGATGGGTTCCTCATGTAGAAGGTTTGCAAGATACCGGCTTTAAAGGGCAATTCCGCTTTCTTAAAACTCCGGCTCCATGGCTGATTTTGGGCGCTACGGCACTAGGCAATGGCGGTGTATTCTGCTGGTATAGCTACATCAATCCGATGCTTACCAATGTGTCCGGCTTCTCCGCAGAAAGCATTACGCCTTTAATGATCCTTGCCGGCTTCGGTATGGTAGTGGGAAACCTGATTAGCGGACGTCTCTCCGACCGCTATACCCCCGGAAAAGTAGGAACTGCCGCTCAAGCACTTATCTGCATGATGCTATTGCTTATTTTCTTCCTTTCTCCATATAAATGGGCAGCCGCCCTATTGATGTGCCTTTGTACGGCAGGACTATTCGCTGTATCCAGTCCAGAGCAGATATTAATTATCCGCGTATCAAAGGGAGGAGAAATGCTGGGAGCAGCCTGTGTGCAGGTTGCGTTCAATCTCGGAAATGCTATCGGTGCTTACGTAGGCGGACTGGCTGTTAGTGGTGGATACCGCTATCCGGCTCTGGCGGGTGTACCATTTGCTCTGATCGGATTTACTTTATTCCTGATTTTTTATAAGAAATACCAGGCAAAATACTAA